The following are encoded together in the Citrobacter arsenatis genome:
- a CDS encoding S49 family peptidase, whose amino-acid sequence MTKNLINLPHLAAMVFGVPHYVTRQTMDSVKAVLVPRIQGLSEEAGIHMTQDPDNNQAPDLVQPAGGMAVIPVHGILVPRRGQITAMCSELTSYERIRSQVHAALNDPSISEIVLDINSGGGAAVGCKELADYIFQSRQTKPITAIVNYSAYSAAYFIASACSKIVVSQTSGVGSIGVIMEHLDTSRMEEQMGLTFTTIFRGDNKNNGTQHEPLSEDARGMFQRMIDDMYETFITSVAEYRNLAPQTVINTQAGIYFGADSISAGLADEVSDPQSAINAIAAKYKQPQQTTSIKLQAAAMDLQTRM is encoded by the coding sequence ATGACAAAAAATTTAATTAATCTGCCGCACCTGGCGGCTATGGTCTTTGGTGTTCCGCATTACGTGACACGACAGACAATGGATTCTGTAAAAGCTGTGCTGGTTCCCCGTATTCAGGGATTATCAGAAGAGGCTGGAATTCACATGACGCAGGATCCTGATAACAATCAGGCGCCAGATTTGGTTCAACCAGCTGGTGGAATGGCAGTTATTCCTGTTCACGGCATTCTGGTTCCGCGTCGTGGGCAAATTACTGCAATGTGTTCTGAACTTACCAGCTATGAGCGCATACGTAGCCAGGTGCATGCTGCATTAAATGACCCTTCCATCAGTGAAATTGTGCTGGATATAAATTCTGGTGGTGGTGCGGCGGTTGGATGCAAGGAACTGGCTGATTATATTTTCCAGTCACGTCAAACTAAGCCTATTACTGCAATTGTGAACTACAGCGCCTATTCTGCGGCTTACTTTATCGCTTCGGCCTGCAGCAAAATTGTAGTCAGCCAGACCAGTGGAGTCGGCTCGATTGGAGTGATCATGGAACACCTGGATACTTCCAGGATGGAAGAGCAAATGGGGTTAACATTCACAACGATTTTTCGGGGAGATAACAAAAATAACGGTACACAACATGAGCCGCTGAGTGAAGACGCTCGGGGAATGTTCCAGAGGATGATTGACGATATGTACGAGACGTTTATTACCTCTGTAGCGGAATACCGGAATCTTGCCCCTCAGACGGTGATTAACACGCAGGCCGGAATCTATTTCGGCGCTGATTCCATTTCTGCTGGTCTTGCTGATGAAGTTTCGGATCCTCAGTCTGCGATTAATGCCATTGCAGCAAAGTACAAACAACCTCAACAAACCACTTCCATAAAGTTGCAGGCCGCCGCGATGGACCTGCAAACCAGAATGTGA
- a CDS encoding ATP-dependent nuclease, protein MKINTVRIENFRSFNDETITLDDYTCFVGCNGAGKSTLQNALNVFFRQYKDSKTDLSKLSVDDFHHRDTSKPIQITVEFTNLSKEAVDELSAYVRHDKLIITAKAEYDEKTQRAEVKQYGNRLVISDFRVWFDAEKSGSKVDELKVIYNTIKLKYNDLPAPTTKAAMQSALNLFESQNLELCELVPSEDQFYGVSKGANRLANYIQWVYVPASKDISEEGDESKNSALGQLLLRAVRTKVNFDTKIEEMKNKLLLEYQSMLEGEQGALLELSNSIESKLKIWSTPGSSAKIIWKKDSEKSVKVEVPLATIQIGENGFLSELCRFGHGMQRSYMLSLLQELSTNGDDNAPTLVMAIEEPELYQHPPQARYLSELLQELSTNNNQIIVCSHSPYFIPGDDFPKIRLVLMDGEPKRSLIKSVTYQKISDMLASAGEKNISEKGIQAKMFPSLRPELSEMFFAKRLVFVEGIEDVAYITTYLHLTDNYNRFRAMGFHIIPVHGKSELIKPIAIAKLLDIPHYVVCDADTDKTREHEVIQAKKENKIILSFNNIESDGWPTSDIYSKNITMWKCNLTHVIEQEFGGGYKQHEDKAAAYYNNAGGLKKNPLAISKALEFAWGAGLRSKQIQELIDRIIA, encoded by the coding sequence ATGAAGATAAACACAGTTAGAATAGAAAACTTTCGTTCATTTAATGATGAGACAATTACACTTGATGACTACACATGTTTTGTTGGATGTAATGGTGCAGGTAAGTCAACATTGCAAAATGCTCTAAATGTTTTTTTTAGACAGTATAAAGACTCAAAAACTGATTTAAGTAAACTTTCTGTTGATGATTTTCACCACAGAGATACTAGTAAGCCAATTCAGATTACCGTTGAATTTACTAATTTATCTAAAGAGGCAGTTGATGAATTATCAGCATATGTCCGACATGATAAGTTAATAATAACAGCTAAGGCTGAATATGATGAAAAAACACAACGTGCGGAAGTTAAACAGTATGGTAATAGACTGGTTATAAGTGATTTTAGAGTTTGGTTTGATGCCGAAAAATCTGGCTCAAAAGTTGACGAGTTAAAGGTCATATATAATACTATCAAATTAAAGTATAATGACCTTCCGGCTCCAACGACTAAAGCCGCAATGCAATCAGCACTGAATCTATTTGAAAGTCAAAATCTAGAGTTGTGTGAATTGGTTCCTAGTGAGGACCAGTTTTATGGTGTATCTAAAGGAGCAAATAGGTTAGCTAATTATATTCAATGGGTATATGTCCCTGCCTCAAAAGATATATCGGAAGAAGGAGATGAGTCTAAAAACTCAGCATTAGGCCAGTTGTTATTGCGAGCTGTAAGAACCAAGGTTAATTTTGATACAAAAATAGAGGAGATGAAAAATAAACTTCTTCTTGAATATCAAAGTATGTTAGAGGGAGAACAGGGCGCACTATTGGAACTTTCAAATTCCATAGAAAGTAAATTAAAAATATGGTCTACCCCCGGGTCTAGTGCAAAAATAATTTGGAAGAAAGACTCTGAAAAGTCAGTAAAAGTCGAAGTGCCATTAGCAACAATACAAATCGGTGAGAATGGTTTTTTAAGTGAATTATGTAGATTTGGGCATGGCATGCAACGCTCGTATATGTTGTCTTTACTGCAAGAGCTATCTACGAATGGAGATGATAATGCTCCTACTTTAGTTATGGCGATTGAAGAACCTGAACTTTACCAACACCCGCCGCAAGCTCGATATTTATCAGAACTCCTTCAGGAATTATCTACTAATAATAATCAAATAATTGTTTGCTCGCATAGTCCTTATTTTATTCCTGGGGATGACTTCCCAAAAATAAGACTTGTACTTATGGATGGCGAACCGAAAAGAAGTTTAATCAAAAGTGTGACCTATCAAAAGATATCGGATATGTTAGCTAGTGCGGGAGAAAAAAATATTTCTGAGAAAGGAATTCAGGCAAAAATGTTCCCAAGTTTAAGACCTGAGTTGAGTGAAATGTTTTTTGCAAAACGTCTGGTTTTTGTTGAGGGAATAGAAGATGTTGCCTATATAACGACGTATTTGCATTTGACTGATAATTATAATCGATTTAGAGCAATGGGATTCCATATCATTCCAGTTCATGGCAAAAGTGAGTTAATTAAGCCTATAGCGATCGCAAAGTTATTAGATATACCTCATTACGTGGTTTGTGATGCCGATACTGATAAAACAAGAGAACATGAAGTAATTCAGGCGAAGAAAGAAAATAAGATAATTCTTTCTTTTAATAATATCGAATCTGACGGATGGCCTACTAGTGATATCTATAGCAAAAATATTACTATGTGGAAATGCAATCTTACTCATGTTATAGAACAGGAATTTGGGGGGGGGTATAAACAGCATGAAGATAAAGCCGCTGCTTATTATAATAATGCAGGTGGGTTAAAAAAGAATCCGTTGGCTATTTCAAAAGCGTTAGAATTTGCTTGGGGAGCTGGGCTTCGGTCAAAGCAGATTCAAGAACTTATTGATAGAATCATTGCTTAA
- a CDS encoding phage major capsid protein: MPQIEELRRQRAGINEQVQALATIETTGGTLTAEQLTEFASLQQQFTDISARIERLEAAERAAALVAKPVKGTQQAPGISVKAEPKQYTGAGMTRLVMSIAAAHGNVQDAAKFAAEELNDQSVSMAINTAAASGGVLIPQNLHNEVIELLRDRTIVRKLGARSIPLPNGNMALPRLAGGATASYTGEGKDAKVSEARFDDVKLTAKTMIAMVPISNQLIGRAGYNVEQLVLQDILTAISVREDKAFMRDDGTGDTPIGMKARATEWSRLLPWEAAADINLNTIDAYLDSIILMAMDGNSNMISCGWGMSNRTYMKLFGLRDGNGNKVYPEMAQGILKGFQIQRTSAIPANLGDGGKESEIYFADFNDVVIGEDGNMKVSFSQEASYQDGDGNLVSAFSRNQSLIRVVTEHDIGFRHPEGLVLGTKVLF; the protein is encoded by the coding sequence ATGCCACAGATTGAAGAATTACGTCGTCAGCGTGCGGGTATTAATGAGCAGGTACAGGCCCTGGCCACGATTGAAACTACCGGTGGAACGCTGACAGCGGAGCAGTTAACCGAATTTGCCAGCCTGCAGCAGCAGTTCACGGATATCAGTGCCAGAATTGAGCGTCTGGAAGCGGCTGAACGTGCTGCAGCACTTGTTGCCAAACCGGTTAAAGGTACACAGCAGGCCCCTGGTATCAGCGTTAAAGCAGAGCCAAAGCAATATACCGGCGCAGGCATGACCCGTCTGGTAATGTCGATTGCGGCAGCACATGGTAACGTCCAGGACGCAGCAAAATTTGCAGCTGAAGAACTGAATGACCAGTCTGTCTCGATGGCCATCAATACTGCCGCCGCGTCAGGTGGAGTTCTTATTCCGCAAAACCTGCACAACGAGGTGATCGAACTGCTGCGTGATCGCACCATCGTTCGTAAGCTGGGTGCGCGCTCCATTCCGCTGCCGAACGGCAATATGGCGCTGCCGCGTCTGGCTGGTGGTGCGACGGCGAGTTACACAGGGGAAGGTAAGGATGCGAAAGTATCAGAAGCCCGCTTTGATGATGTGAAACTCACTGCGAAAACCATGATTGCGATGGTGCCCATCTCCAATCAGCTGATTGGTCGTGCCGGCTACAACGTGGAACAACTGGTCCTGCAGGATATTCTGACCGCGATTTCTGTTCGCGAAGATAAAGCCTTTATGCGTGATGACGGTACCGGTGATACGCCGATCGGTATGAAAGCGCGGGCAACCGAATGGAGCCGCCTGCTGCCGTGGGAAGCTGCTGCTGATATCAATCTGAATACGATTGATGCGTATCTCGACAGCATCATCCTGATGGCTATGGACGGGAACAGCAACATGATCAGCTGCGGCTGGGGTATGTCGAACCGTACCTACATGAAACTGTTCGGGCTGCGCGACGGTAACGGTAATAAGGTCTACCCGGAAATGGCCCAGGGGATCCTGAAAGGATTTCAGATTCAGCGTACCAGCGCTATCCCGGCAAACCTCGGTGACGGCGGCAAGGAGTCAGAAATTTACTTCGCTGACTTTAATGACGTGGTAATCGGTGAGGATGGCAACATGAAGGTGTCCTTCTCGCAGGAAGCCTCCTACCAGGACGGGGACGGCAATCTGGTTTCCGCGTTCTCCCGTAACCAGTCGTTGATCCGCGTGGTGACGGAGCACGATATCGGCTTCCGTCATCCGGAAGGTCTTGTTCTCGGGACAAAAGTGCTGTTTTAA
- a CDS encoding phage portal protein has product MFIPQMFRGKSQSGGSFWQAMLGGVSSSQSKAGIIITSETAMALSAVRACVTLLAESVAQLPCELYRRGANGGRERATDHPVYDLIHSQPNKKDTSFEYFEQQQGLLGLEGNCYSIIDRDGKGYPRELIPVNPQKVIVLKGPDGMPYYELPEIGETLPMRMMHHVKVFSLDGYIGSSPIQTNADVLGLNLAVEEHASQVFRRGTTMSGVIERPKDAPTIKSQDAIDRLLAKWTDRYSGVRNAFSVALLQEGMSYKQLSQDNEKAQLLQSRQWGVEEVCRLYKIPPHMVQMLAKATNNNIEHQGLQFVMYTLLAWLKRHEGALMRDLLLPSERSDLYIEFNVSGLLRGDQKSRYESYALGRQWGWLSVNDIRRMENLPPIAGGDKYLTPLNMVDSKQILPGDNTPTAKQLAEINSILSRN; this is encoded by the coding sequence ATGTTCATTCCCCAGATGTTTCGGGGTAAATCTCAGTCTGGTGGTAGTTTCTGGCAGGCGATGCTGGGTGGTGTGAGTTCCAGCCAGAGCAAGGCGGGGATCATTATCACTTCTGAAACCGCAATGGCGTTATCGGCGGTCCGGGCATGTGTAACGCTTCTGGCAGAATCGGTGGCGCAACTGCCGTGTGAACTTTACAGGCGAGGCGCTAACGGAGGCCGTGAACGGGCGACTGACCACCCTGTTTATGATCTGATTCATTCCCAGCCCAACAAAAAAGACACTTCATTTGAATACTTTGAACAGCAGCAGGGCCTGCTTGGTCTGGAGGGGAATTGCTACTCGATCATCGACAGGGACGGGAAAGGTTATCCCCGCGAATTAATCCCGGTTAATCCCCAAAAGGTCATTGTCCTGAAAGGCCCGGATGGGATGCCATATTATGAACTACCCGAAATTGGCGAAACGTTGCCAATGCGCATGATGCATCATGTGAAGGTCTTCTCACTGGATGGCTATATCGGCAGTTCCCCAATCCAGACGAACGCGGATGTTCTTGGGCTAAACCTCGCCGTGGAAGAGCATGCTTCTCAGGTCTTTCGCCGTGGTACAACGATGAGCGGCGTTATTGAGCGTCCAAAAGACGCTCCGACGATCAAAAGCCAGGATGCTATCGACCGCCTGCTGGCAAAGTGGACGGACAGATATTCCGGCGTCAGAAACGCCTTCTCTGTTGCATTGCTTCAGGAAGGGATGAGCTACAAGCAGTTATCTCAGGACAATGAGAAAGCGCAGCTGTTGCAGTCCCGACAATGGGGCGTGGAAGAAGTGTGCCGGCTCTATAAAATCCCGCCTCATATGGTGCAGATGCTGGCGAAAGCCACGAATAACAACATTGAGCACCAGGGGCTGCAGTTTGTGATGTACACACTGTTGGCCTGGCTGAAGCGTCATGAAGGCGCATTAATGCGCGATCTGCTTTTACCCAGCGAGCGCAGTGATCTGTACATTGAATTCAATGTTTCTGGCCTGCTGCGCGGTGATCAGAAGTCACGCTATGAATCTTATGCATTAGGCCGCCAGTGGGGCTGGTTATCGGTTAACGACATTCGCCGCATGGAGAACCTTCCACCCATCGCCGGAGGGGACAAATACCTGACGCCTCTGAATATGGTCGACAGTAAACAAATCTTACCTGGCGATAACACGCCAACAGCAAAACAACTGGCAGAAATCAACTCTATTCTGTCCAGAAACTGA